The proteins below come from a single Carassius carassius chromosome 11, fCarCar2.1, whole genome shotgun sequence genomic window:
- the LOC132152345 gene encoding high-affinity choline transporter 1 translates to MAIHVEGLLAIVIFYVLILVVGIWAAWKNKNSGISEGMDRSESIMIGGRDIGLFVGGFTMTATWVGGGYINGTAESVYLPGSGLAWAQAPFGYALSLVVGGLFFAKPMRSQGYVTMLDPFQQLYGKRMGGLLFIPALLGEIFWSAAILSALGATLSVIVDININMSVVISALIAIFYTLVGGLYSVAYTDVVQLFCIFIGLWISVPFALSNPAVSDIGVTAVNTVFQSPWLGQIDPSDGWMWADNFCLLMLGGIPWQVYFQRVLSASSASYAQVLSFLAAFGCLVMAVPSVLIGAIGASTDWNQTSYGPVPPVEKDESDMILPIVLQHLCPPFVSFFGLGAVSAAVMSSADSSILSASSMFARNIYQLAFRQSASDREIVWVMRITIFVFGALATVMALLTGSVYGLWYLSSDLVYVIIFPQLLCVLFIKGTNTYGSVAGYVFGLLLRVGGGEPYLRLPPFIYYPGWTTRQKEQRLTREVEHFVEQRFPYKTVSMLASLLSNAAFSYMAKYLFESGTLSPKYDFLDAVVTRHSKETMDKATLVAHDNILLSELAPVQPRHGGSVSGTFLNTDVLTDEGHMSPDSSRDMSDYILKTK, encoded by the exons ATGGCCATTCATGTGGAAGGACTGCTGGCCATCGTCATCTTCTACGTGCTGATTTTAGTGGTGGGGATCTGGGCAGCGTGGAAGAACAAGAACTCTGGGATCTCGGAGGGAATGGACCGCAGTGAGTCCATCATGATCGGTGGCCGAGACATCGGTCTGTTTGTAGGTGGATTCACCATGACAG CCACCTGGGTCGGAGGAGGTTACATCAACGGCACCGCCGAGTCTGTGTATCTGCCCGGATCCGGCCTGGCCTGGGCTCAGGCGCCGTTCGGTTACGCACTCAGTTTGGTCGTAG GTGGGTTGTTCTTCGCCAAGCCCATGCGCTCTCAAGGCTACGTGACGATGCTCGACCCGTTCCAGCAGCTCTATGGGAAGAGAATGGGAGGCCTGCTCTTCATACCTGCTTTGCTGGGAGAGATCTTCTGGTCAGCTGCCATTTTGTCAGCCTTAG GAGCAACCCTGAGCGTGATCGTGGACATCAACATCAACATGTCAGTGGTGATTTCAGCCTTGATTGCGATCTTCTACACGCTGGTGGGGGGACTGTACTCGGTGGCGTACACAGATGTCGTCCAGCTCTTCTGCATTTTCATAGGTTTG TGGATAAGCGTGCCGTTTGCCCTGTCCAATCCCGCTGTGTCAGACATCGGCGTCACCGCAGTGAACACAGTGTTCCAGTCTCCGTGGCTGGGCCAGATCGATCCTTCTGATGGCTGGATGTGGGCTGATAACTTCTGTCTTCTT atgctgGGTGGGATCCCGTGGCAGGTGTATTTCCAGCGGGTCCTCTCCGCCTCCTCGGCCAGCTACGCTCAAGTCCTGTCCTTCCTGGCTGCGTTCGGCTGTCTGGTCATGGCCGTGCCGTCCGTCCTGATCGGAGCTATAGGAGCCTCCACAG actGGAATCAGACGTCGTACGGTCCGGTTCCTCCGGTGGAGAAGGACGAGTCGGACATGATCCTGCCCATCGTCCTGCAGCATCTCTGCCCTCCGTTCGTCTCTTTCTTTGGTTTGGGGGCGGTGTCAGCCGCTGTGATGTCATCCGCAGACTCCTCCATCCTCTCAGCCAGCTCCATGTTCGCACGAAATATTTACCAACTTGCTTTTCGCCAGTCG GCGTCGGACCGGGAGATCGTGTGGGTGATGAGGATCACCATCTTTGTGTTTGGAGCGCTAGCGACCGTCATGGCCCTCCTGACGGGCTCTGTGTACGGCCTGTGGTACCTGAGCTCAGACCTGGTGTACGTCATCATCTTCCCTCAGCTCCTCTGTGTGCTGTTCATCAAGGGCACCAACACCTACGGCTCAGTGGCTGGTTATGTGTTCGGGCTGCTGCTGCGGGTCGGCGGGGGCGAGCCCTACCTCAGGCTTCCCCCGTTCATCTACTACCCCGGCTGGACGACGCGTCAGAAGGAGCAGCGCCTCACGCGGGAGGTGGAGCACTTCGTGGAGCAGAGGTTCCCCTATAAGACCGTCTCCATGCTGGCTTCGCTTCTGAGCAACGCTGCCTTCTCATACATGGCCAAGTATCTGTTTGAGAGCGGTACGCTCTCGCCCAAGTATGACTTCCTGGACGCAGTGGTTACCAGACACAGCAAAGAGACGATGGACAAGGCCACGCTCGTCGCCCATGATAACATCCTCCTGTCAGAGCTGGCTCCTGTTCAGCCGCGGCACGGAGGATCGGTGTCAGGAACGTTCCTGAACACTGATGTCCTGACTGACGAGGGCCACATGAGCCCGGACTCCAGTAGAGACATGAGTGATTACATACTGAAGACAAAATGA